The Streptomyces liliiviolaceus sequence GACGCACCCGCGCGTACTCGGCCAGCAGTTCGTCCCTGCCGGGCATGCCGCGCCCGGCGGCCAGGTTCGCCCCGTCGCGCGTCTCCTCGAAGCGGTGGACGGGGTCCGTGTGCATCAGCAGCCAGGCCAGGTCCGTGCGCGGATCGCCGACCGACCAGATCTCCCAGTCGATGACGGCGTTCAGCGCGTCGCCCTGGAAGAGCATGTTCGCGAGCCGGTAGTCCCCGTGCACCAGCACCGGTGGAAGGGGACGCGGGATGCGGTCGGCCAGTGCGGCGTACAGCTCCCGGTGGCCGGGGCAGACGTCGTCGTCCACCGTGTCGAGGAGCAGGGCCCACCGGTCGAGTTCCTCCTTCACGGTGACGACGGGCTCGTCCGCCATGCCGAGCGACCCGGGACCGAGCGACTGCATCCGTGCCAGCACTCGTGCCGCCGTGCGCGCTCTGCGGTCGACGACGTCCGCGCCGGGAGGGTCGGCGCTCACGTCGAGGAGCGGTTCGTAGGAGTCGCCGGGCACCAGGTCCATCGCGAAGAGCGGCGGATCCCCGTCGTCCTCGAACAGGACGGACGGGACCGGCACATCGCGCTCCGTACCGAGGGCGCGGAGGACCCGGGCCTGCCGGAGCACATCGCGGTTGCGGACCGGCGCCAGGCCGGGAGGCGCCATCTTCAC is a genomic window containing:
- a CDS encoding phosphotransferase family protein, encoding MTAESTDVSRDRSDEARLRARFTAAVTARWPGASLEGLRRLPGGVSSLTYAAMLAVPGGPPGPAVVKMAPPGLAPVRNRDVLRQARVLRALGTERDVPVPSVLFEDDGDPPLFAMDLVPGDSYEPLLDVSADPPGADVVDRRARTAARVLARMQSLGPGSLGMADEPVVTVKEELDRWALLLDTVDDDVCPGHRELYAALADRIPRPLPPVLVHGDYRLANMLFQGDALNAVIDWEIWSVGDPRTDLAWLLMHTDPVHRFEETRDGANLAAGRGMPGRDELLAEYARVRPVPADRLDWFLAYCHYKTASTLSVFVKRNRRRPDPDARLVTAAASLAAVVRRGRSILERADRG